A genomic segment from Torulaspora delbrueckii CBS 1146 chromosome 3, complete genome encodes:
- the IME1 gene encoding transcription factor IME1 (similar to Saccharomyces cerevisiae IME1 (YJR094C); ancestral locus Anc_7.465) — MISDSITLNSLFISAQGRDDDDVSINSTDIYDCYLQPDNYDDTYEDLEDLEDDTFFESSQLHQLVQTQPVQLINEQDLIDRLPQPQELVVEEASNGISPMMTSRSSSMSSTFSKRNSLYGNVPESIDEEMGLECDGSMVERKVQPLFSAFNSIYNNTAQYEDYSAPRSFAIHESALDLGAEVNHYAISDSYHYSIHKSSNTRYATDEEIEFVKNLNSKLSRYSGYFTAGSKDQEYSDKVRFQEISYKFSKTYV, encoded by the coding sequence ATGATTTCGGACTCCATAACATTAAATAGCCTGTTTATAAGCGCACAAGGGCgcgatgacgatgatgtTTCGATCAATTCCACAGATATTTATGACTGTTATTTGCAACCTGATAATTACGATGACACATACGAGGAtttagaagatttggagGATGATACATTTTTCGAATCTTCGCAGTTgcatcaattggttcaaacACAACCGGTACAGTTGATCAATGAGCAGGATTTGATAGATAGATTACCGCAACCACAGGAATTAGTGGTAGAAGAGGCTTCTAATGGAATTTCTCCAATGATGACCTctagatcttcttcaatgtcttcCACTTTTTCGAAGAGAAATAGCCTTTATGGTAACGTTCCTGAAAGCatagatgaagagatgggTCTCGAGTGTGATGGATCTATGGTCGAGAGGAAGGTCCAACCCCTTTTTTCTGCATTTAACTCCATTTACAACAATACAGCACAGTATGAGGATTACAGCGCTCCCAGGTCGTTTGCTATACATGAAAGTGCATTGGATCTAGGCGCAGAAGTAAATCACTATGCTATTAGTGACTCGTACCACTATTCAATTCACAAATCCTCAAATACGCGGTACGCAACGGATGAAGAGATAGAGtttgtcaagaatttgaattcGAAACTATCGAGATACTCTGGTTACTTCACTGCTGGTTCGAAGGATCAGGAGTATTCTGATAAGGTACGGTTCCAAGAGATCTCCTACAAATTCAGTAAGACGTATGTCTAG
- the RPL43B gene encoding 60S ribosomal protein eL43 (similar to Saccharomyces cerevisiae RPL43B (YJR094W-A) and RPL43A (YPR043W); ancestral locus Anc_7.466) has product MAKRTKKVGITGKYGVRYGSSLRRQVKKLEVQQHARYDCSFCGKKAVKRGAAGIWTCASCRRPLLVVLTLSPPLLPLLSDLPSED; this is encoded by the exons AT GGCTAAGAGAACTAAGAAGGTCGGTATCACAGGTAAGTACGGTGTCCGTTACGGTTCCTCCTTGAGAAGACAAGTCAAGAAGTTGGAAGTCCAACAACACGCCAGATACGACTGCTCTTTCTGCGGTAAGAAGGCCGTTAAGAGAGGTGCTGCTGGTATCTGGACCTGTGCTTCCTGTAGAAGACCGTTGCTGGTGGTGCTTACACTGTCTCCACCGCTGCTGCCGCTACTGTCAGATCTACCATCAGAAGATTGA
- the FIP1 gene encoding cleavage polyadenylation factor subunit FIP1 (similar to Saccharomyces cerevisiae FIP1 (YJR093C); ancestral locus Anc_7.464): protein MSSSDEDDKFLYGSDTEQAEVGSKRVSQDNDGALSKRQKVSNENTEKDSSSDSSQGEDNDSESSESESDSDVEFIISTGTDSTRLDSATASGATATAAQPSGITLATAPVETPAQVTEDGTPLTKTDASLVPPSGTIDLEAEGMYEGQPVTSLDPEVLKEKPWRQPGANLSDYFNYGFNEFTWMEYLHKQEKLQQEYNPHKILMGILTLQQQGNLNGPKTMANSGDINNSGGIKSNTPINQHVPSHPMMAPGFPPLPMFGGFPFPGMMPPMNQQQKK from the coding sequence ATGAGCTCCAGTGATGAGGATGACAAATTCCTTTACGGTTCAGATACAGAACAGGCGGAAGTAGGGTCCAAGAGAGTATCACAGGATAACGATGGTGCACTGAGTAAGCGACAAAAAGTCTCCAACGAAAATACAGAGAAAGACAGCTCGAGTGATTCAAGTCAAGGTGAAGACAATGATAGTGAGTCATCAGAAAGTGAAAGTGATTCAGATGTGGAGTTTATCATTAGTACAGGTACGGACTCTACTCGACTGGATTCTGCTACAGCTTCGGGAGCCACTGCCACTGCAGCACAACCTAGTGGTATCACATTAGCAACTGCTCCAGTAGAGACTCCCGCACAAGTAACTGAGGATGGCACACCATTGACCAAGACAGACGCATCACTCGTTCCACCATCAGGTACAATCGATTTGGAAGCAGAGGGAATGTATGAAGGCCAGCCAGTTACGAGTTTAGATCCTGAAgtgttgaaagagaaacCTTGGAGACAGCCTGGTGCTAATCTCAGCGATTATTTCAATTACGGATTCAACGAGTTCACATGGATGGAATATCTCCATAAACAGGAGAAACTGCAACAGGAATACAATCCTCACAAGATACTGATGGGAATTCTCACACTACAGCAACAGGGCAATCTAAATGGACCAAAGACTATGGCGAACTCCGGAGATATAAACAACTCGGGTGGTATAAAGTCGAATACGCCGATCAATCAGCATGTACCTAGCCATCCTATGATGGCACCTGGATTCCCCCCACTCCCGATGTTCGGCGGATTTCCATTTCCCGGTATGATGCCTCCCATGAATCAACAACagaaaaagtga
- the SFC1 gene encoding Sfc1p (similar to Saccharomyces cerevisiae SFC1 (YJR095W); ancestral locus Anc_7.467), with protein MSQKKKSSNPAVNLIAGGTAGLFEALCCHPLDTIKVRMQIYRRAASGEIKPPGFITTGKTIYTQEGFIALYKGLGAVVIGIIPKMAIRFSSYEFYRTLVADKQTGIVSTGNTFLAGVGAGITEAVLVVNPMEVVKIRLQAQHLNPTAPGVAPKYKNAVHACYTIVKEEGISALYRGVSLTAARQATNQGANFTIYSKLKEYLQDYHGTEVLPSWETSCIGLISGAIGPFSNAPLDTIKTRLQKDSCTSKDSGWTRIAKIGAQLVKEEGFRALYKGITPRVMRVAPGQAVTFTVYEFARRHLDNLGIFNRKKADPPKPLK; from the coding sequence ATgtctcaaaagaagaaatcgtcGAATCCAGCTGTCAATTTGATAGCTGGTGGTACCGCTGGTCTATTTGAAGCACTATGTTGTCACCCATTGGATACGATAAAAGTGAGAATGCAGATCTACAGAAGAGCAGCTTCTGGTGAAATTAAACCACCAGGTTTTATAACTACTGGTAAGACTATTTATACGCAGGAGGGGTTTATTGCCCTGTACAAAGGTCTTGGTGCAGTGGTTATTGGGATTATCCCAAAGATGGCCATTAGATTCTCTTCCTACGAGTTTTATAGGACTTTGGTCGCAGATAAACAGACTGGGATTGTCTCTACAGGGAATACTTTCTTGGCTGGTGTTGGAGCGGGTATTACTGAAGCTGTTTTGGTTGTCAATCCGATGGAAGTTGTGAAAATTAGGTTGCAAGCACAACATTTGAATCCTACTGCACCAGGTGTAGCCCCCAAATACAAGAATGCCGTTCATGCATGCTACACAATTgtgaaggaagaaggtatTTCGGCGTTGTATCGGGGTGTTTCTTTAACGGCGGCAAGACAGGCTACTAACCAAGGTGCAAACTTCACGATTTACTCGAAATTAAAAGAGTATTTGCAGGATTATCATGGTACCGAAGTTCTACCATCGTGGGAAACTTCGTGTATTGGGCTGATATCCGGTGCCATCGGACCTTTCTCCAACGCTCCTTTAGACACAATCAAGACTAGGTTGCAAAAGGATAGCTGTACCTCCAAGGACTCCGGCTGGACCAGAATCGCTAAGATCGGAGCTCAATTAGTTAAGGAAGAAGGATTCCGTGCCCTTTACAAGGGTATCACTCCAAGAGTCATGAGAGTCGCACCGGGTCAAGCCGTCACTTTCACAGTCTACGAATTCGCTAGAAGGCACCTAGATAATTTGG
- the BUD4 gene encoding Bud4p (similar to Saccharomyces cerevisiae BUD4 (YJR092W); ancestral locus Anc_7.463): protein MTSNAVADETMDSLLKEIDDEMENTISTENKSSTDRSGESQKTRSWSIPLQDIGDETMDMIVSHNTISNIMVRNEDQGDEHGEAGTVEPLAPSRKSVVFSEGVNFHEYQDVSDQGEDEQDSNELTTSWKKSSFVAAKPVEVNQSLIVEAHTDSEDEKDHEQPVITTHDLLQHTVTDLDEKLSHMLDKKRNVQRLKLMTEELEEKELESEEKEKASPIKFTLQPTKPLIPSIGNSIEETSLIHFQSMENLAGADDEIEDDDSCSEYMNEVQHSPSKIPLVNTVNINKFSITNQGREPQTRISSGSSCCDSISDLKTTIQHDSYRLLDDKVSGNGDDSDCKFYDDGKPLENEVMVTSHPNTSRIFSVATSAEGYKSAKETVRSPDSVYSNQEMESPPTVKLLEAPVNDLHIKAELMGDEDTTQDEEQGSHKDDDIISDSGSVIERSMHKGQYPPEIPQLPVLTSSHSASKEKSLEADSEEDNQSEIGFTDLHDVASSVKDVDQEKPEKVEISSVDKSEKSIEIPRSHDSAQTVTSKSLQTNVEGLNPLSSQDDFVTTTSRSSSIAEHANETAGANISSGGKESKNERKFSILPPFAPVGSIFLDDPFVDDFETSGESIDLTKSVKPSNYLSIWHMQEEDIRATSPAISSNSQFSRCTDSTNTSASVNSNLEHNFKFKPRVISRSKYYYPESRQASCDVEDSYVISNFETALDPLRRNTIISRRIQENIKSRRKLYPSMKEIDENDAESLDDKEIVTGPAEEHTVVDDVAEERNQEIEKQPDHDFSAFQLDLLPCLPDAKLKDEFMSYLEAVSHDNRSILNHSEIETGKYNVWDHQSEFEVPTGDVKKTISMDVINKLLEEENHTPEPVAEESVSLQPPVNLAILKTPVKEVSVGRGLSLKGYDALVSTDVGSERHSALFVSPSRGEDGQSPVKKTHVDSPFKVKHKKPAQHDSEKPDTDFKGLAIQSFEPEEKQKVVLPESVHAIESDEQKSLSNEEQVDQSLPDRGNLYLRLNNVANILIHGITHHKAQFAIEFDNGKDVVQTAWDTLANDKKWEINQEFEVILDNDLDKIPKLIITLKCRYESPKNELKEIVERVPVGRKFPFGKSKYQYQKRFVQTAPKKDEWDYLFARDGSFGRCEIPINKDFLKEIKFQSKPLSFTLINEWARKSDSNSTKKIHELPRRPPYAIGTLNIEACHLERTSPFEKLPKTLAIAHNIISKYRAQQAITKEGFLLQEGGDVEGSIQRRFFKLQGNNMLGYHEMSRQAKVDINLLKVVNVFGPGDVPKEGERNLTDLVLFSGCFHLVFDNGERIAFSTESAEEEAEWFNKIKDVVDLNRCHQPWVKYFNQNYLI from the coding sequence ATGACTAGTAATGCGGTAGCTGATGAGACTATGGATTCGCTGTTGAAGgagattgatgatgagatgGAGAACACTATCAGTACGGAGAACAAATCTTCTACTGACAGAAGTGGGGAAAGTCAAAAGACCAGGAGTTGGAGTATTCCATTACAAGATATTGGAGATGAGACTATGGATATGATTGTTTCTCACAACACGATAAGTAATATCATGGTGAGAAATGAAGATCAAGGAGATGAGCATGGAGAAGCTGGAACTGTGGAGCCTTTAGCTCCCAGCAGGAAGTCTGTTGTTTTCAGCGAAGGTGTGAATTTCCACGAATATCAGGATGTTAGTGACCAGGGAGAAGACGAACAAGATTCTAACGAACTGACAACAAGTTGGAAAAAATCTTCATTTGTGGCAGCTAAACCAGTGGAAGTGAATCAATCACTTATCGTGGAGGCTCACACAGActctgaagatgaaaaggatCACGAACAACCAGTGATTACAACTCATGACCTTTTACAACACACTGTTACCGATTTGGACGAGAAGCTATCGCATATGCTTGACAAGAAACGGAATGTTCAAAGactgaaattgatgactGAAGAACTGGAGGAAAAAGAACTCGAATCagaggaaaaggaaaagGCCAGTCCAATCAAGTTTACTCTACAACCGACGAAGCCATTAATCCCAAGTATAGGTAACTCCATCGAGGAGACTAGTTTAATTCACTTTCAGTCCATGGAAAATTTAGCTGGGGCTGATGACGAGATAGAGGACGATGATTCATGTTCGGAGTATATGAATGAGGTTCAACACTCCCCTTCCAAGATACCGTTGGTCAACACAGTGAACATCAATAAATTCAGCATAACAAACCAAGGTAGAGAACCACAGACGCGAATCTCTTCCGGCTCATCCTGTTGCGACAGTATATCTGATTTGAAAACTACTATTCAGCATGACAGTTATAGGTTACTGGATGACAAGGTGAGTGGTAATGGAGATGATTCTGATTGCAAGTTTTACGACGATGGCAAACCACTTGAGAATGAAGTGATGGTGACTAGTCATCCCAATACTTCGAGGATCTTTAGTGTGGCAACGTCGGCTGAAGGCTACAAATCTGCTAAGGAAACCGTCCGTAGCCCTGATTCGGTTTACTccaatcaagaaatggaGTCGCCTCCTACCGTAAAGCTACTTGAAGCTCCAGTTAACGACTTGCATATCAAAGCTGAATTAATGGGAGACGAAGACACAACCCAGGACGAAGAGCAGGGTTCGCATAAAGATGACGACATAATTTCAGATAGCGGGAGCGTGATAGAAAGGTCTATGCACAAAGGTCAGTATCCACCTGAAATTCCTCAGTTGCCAGTTCTCACTTCTTCACACTCCGCTTCGAAAGAgaaatctcttgaagctgACAGCGAAGAAGACAATCAGTCTGAGATTGGCTTCACCGATTTGCATGATGTAGCATCATCTGTCAAGGACGTTGATCAAGAGAAGCCGgaaaaagttgaaatttcaagcgTCGATAAATCAGAGAAGTCCATCGAAATACCAAGATCTCATGATTCCGCACAAACTGTGACCAGTAAATCACTGCAAACAAATGTTGAAGGGTTGAATCCTCTAAGCAGTCAAGACGACTTCGTCACAACTACAAGCCGGTCTAGCTCAATCGCGGAGCATGCGAATGAGACCGCTGGCGCCAACATCTCCTCCGGTGGTAAGGAAAGCAAAAATGAGAGGAAATTCTCAATCTTGCCCCCGTTTGCCCCAGTGGGATCtatatttcttgatgatcCATTTGtcgatgattttgaaaCATCTGGAGAGTCCATCGATCTAACAAAATCAGTGAAGCCATCAAACTATCTCTCGATCTGGCACATGCAAGAGGAAGACATAAGAGCCACTTCACCAGCAATTAgttcaaattctcaattttCGCGTTGCACTGATTCTACCAATACATCAGCTAGTGTGAACAGTAATTTAGAGcacaatttcaaattcaagccAAGAGTCATAAGCCGAAGCAAATACTATTATCCTGAGTCCAGACAAGCATCTTgtgatgttgaagatagtTATGTCATCTCGAATTTTGAGACCGCTTTAGATCCCCTCAGAAGGAACACAAtcatatcaagaagaattcaGGAGAACATCAAGAGTCGAAGAAAACTCTATCCATCtatgaaagaaattgatgagaatgatgCGGAGAGCCTCGATGACAAGGAAATCGTTACCGGCCCAGCGGAAGAACATactgttgttgatgatgtcgcagaagaaagaaatcaagaaatcgaaaAGCAGCCAGACCACGACTTCTCAGCTTTTCAGCTGGATTTACTACCGTGCTTGCCTGATgcgaaattgaaagatgaatttATGAGCTATCTAGAAGCAGTGAGCCATGACAATCGCtcaattttgaaccatTCAGAAATCGAAACTGGCAAGTATAATGTTTGGGATCACCAATCCGAGTTTGAAGTTCCAACGGGCGACGTAAAGAAGACCATATCGATGGATGTGATTAATAAGTTGcttgaggaagaaaatcatACACCAGAACCAGTAGCAGAAGAGTCGGTGTCCCTACAGCCTCCTGTCAACCTTGCGATACTCAAAACACCAGTGAAGGAAGTTTCAGTCGGCAGAGGTTTGAGCCTGAAAGGATACGACGCGTTAGTGAGTACCGACGTGGGGTCAGAGCGCCATTCTGCTCTATTCGTCAGCCCAAGTCGCGGTGAGGATGGACAGAGTCCAGTCAAGAAGACCCACGTCGACAGCCCATTTAAGGTTAAGCATAAAAAGCCAGCGCAACATGACAGTGAAAAACCTGATACCGATTTCAAAGGTTTAGCCATTCAATCATTCGAGCCTGAAGAAAAGCAGAAAGTGGTGCTTCCAGAAAGTGTGCATGCTATTGAGTctgatgaacaaaaatcTTTGTCGaatgaagaacaagttgaTCAGTCACTACCTGACAGGGGCAACCTATACCTGAGATTAAACAATGTGGCTAATATATTAATACATGGCATTACACATCATAAGGCCCAATTCGCAATCGAGTTTGATAATGGTAAGGATGTGGTGCAAACCGCTTGGGATACTCTGGCAAATGATAAGAAATGGGAAATCAATCAGGAATTCGAAGTTATTCTTGATAATGATTTAGACAAAATCCCAAAGCTGATCATCACTTTGAAATGTCGCTACGAGTCGCCAAAGAACGAGCTTAAAGAGATAGTTGAGAGAGTGCCTGTAGGCAGGAAATTTCCCTTCGGTAAAAGTAAATACCAATATCAAAAGCGTTTCGTTCAAACAGCGCCAAAAAAGGATGAGTGGGACTACTTGTTTGCCAGGGACGGATCATTTGGTCGATGCGAAATTCCAATTAATAAAGACTTTTTAAAGGAAATTAAGTTCCAAAGCAAACCTTTATCATTTACTTTGATAAACGAATGGGCACGCAAATCGGACTCCAACTCcacaaagaagattcatGAACTACCAAGAAGGCCTCCTTATGCCATTGGTACGTTGAACATCGAAGCGTGCCATTTGGAAAGAACATCGCcctttgagaaattgccCAAGACACTGGCGATCGCTCATAACATCATCTCAAAGTATAGAGCCCAGCAAGCAATTACTAAAGAAGGGTTTCTGCTTCAAGAAGGCGGTGATGTGGAGGGCAGTATACAAAGgcgtttcttcaagttgCAGGGCAACAATATGCTTGGATACCATGAGATGTCACGTCAAGCCAAAGTTGACATAAACCTTTTGAAGGTTGTCAATGTTTTTGGACCTGGCGATGTTCCAAAGGAGGGAGAAAGGAATCTGACTGACCTGGTGTTGTTTAGTGGTTGCTTCCATTTGGTTTTCGATAATGGAGAAAGGATTGCATTTAGCACTGAATCTgcggaagaagaagcagaatGGTTCAATAAAATAAAAGACGTAGTTGATCTCAACAGGTGTCATCAGCCGTGGGTCAAATACTTCAACCAAAATTACTTGATCTAA